The Longimicrobium sp. genome contains the following window.
GTCGGCCGCCGTGCGCGTGTTCGTGGCCGCCGCGCCGCCCGGCTGCGACCAGCCGGGGGCGGTGCGCGCCCTGGCGGTGGGCGAGGCGGTGGTGGCGGGCGGCGTCGGCGCCTCGGTGCTGTGCCTGGACGGGGGCGCCGGGGGGAAGGAGTACGTGGCCGTCCCCTTCAACTCGGCCGACGACTTCGGCCGCCTGCCGCTCGCGGTGAGCACGGCGGGGACGGTGCCCGTCTCGCCCGTGAGCCCCTCGCGCGTCCCGGCTTTCGACCTGGGCGGGGAGGGCGAGCCGGTGCCGGACGGCGGGTGGGAGGCGCGGCTGCGCGGGCGCGCGGAGCGGGAGCTGGAGCGCTTCGTGGGCGCGGCGCGCGCCCTGGCCGCCGCGCGCGAGGGGGGCGGCACGGCGCTCGCCCCGCGGCTGGACCTGGCCACGCGCAACGTGCAGCCGGGCGACCAGCTGCGCATCAACGCCAGCGTGGCCTCGTGCGACACCCCCAGCGTGCGCACGGGGCGCGTGGTGGCCGTCACCGAGCGCGCGGTGCTGGTGGCCGACGCGGCCAACCCGGCGGGGGGCCTGAGCGACGCCGACTACCAGGCGCTGGGCGCGGCGTTCGACACGCTCGCTTGGCCGGTGGACGTGGCCGCCTTCGGCGCGCCGGGCGACGTGGACGGCAACGGGCGGGTGGTGGTGTTCTTCACCCGCGCGGTCAACGAGCTCACGGAGCGGGGCGCGGGCGGCTTCGTGGCGGGCTTCTTCCACCCGCGCGACCTCTTCCCCACGCGCGACCGCGAAGGGCTGGACGCGTGCCGGTCCAGCAACTACGCCGAGATCCTGTACATGATGGCGACCGACCCGGCGGGGCAGGTGAACGGCAACGTGCGCGCGCGCGACTTCGTGCTGCGCACCTCGCCGGGGACCCTGGCGCACGAGCTCCAGCACCTGATCAGCGCGTCGCGGCGCCTGTACGAGCTCGAGACGCCGTTCTGGAACGAGGTGGCGTGGCTGAACGAGGGGCTCAGCCACGTGGCCGAGGAGCTGGCCTTCTACCGCGCCGCGGGGCTCGGCCCGCGGCAGCGCCTGACCTCGGCCGCGCTGGCCGCCCCCCGCACGCGCGCCGCGCTGCTGTCGTACCAGTCGGCGAACCTGCAGCGCTACGCCCGCTTCCTGGCCGACCCCGAGACCGAGACGCCGCTGGGGAAGTTCGCGAACGACGACGCCCTGGAGACGCGCGGCGCCGCCTGGGCGTTCCTGCGCTACGCGGCCGACCGCCGCGGCGGCGACGAGACGGCGTTCTGGAAGAGCCTGGTGGAGTCGAGCTCGGTGGGGCTGGCCAACCTGCACGCCGCGCTGGGCGCCGATCCGCGGCTGTGGATGCGCGACTGGATGGCCTCGGTGTTCGCCGACGGCGTCGTGCCCGGCCTCGACGCGCGCTACACCATGCCGAGCTGGGACTTCCGCTCGGTGCTGGCGCCGCTGCCGCTGTGGACCCGGCCGCTGGACGTGAACGGCGCCACGGGCTTCACCCTGTCGGGCGGCTCGGGCGCGTTCGTGCGCTTCGCCGTCGCCGCGGCGGGCGTGGGGACCCTGCGCGTCGGCTCCGGCGCCGCCGCCCCGCCCTCGCAGGCCTTCGTGACGGTGATCCGGACGAAGTAGCTCCAGGCGAGCCCCGGAAGACGACACAGCCCCGGCGCCGTTCGCGGTGCCGGGGCCGGTCTTTTTCGTGGGATCGGGATCCGAATATCACATACCTTCCGAAATCGACTGCGCATTCCATACAACACGAAAGTCATCCTGAGGGAGCGTCTGCACATAACCCGCGCCCGCGCAAATGGTTGGACGCGACCGAAGGATCTACTCCGCGTGTCTGGTGGCCAGATGCAGTGCGCAAAAGCCAGCCTCGCTCCGGGGTGAGTAGATCCTTCAGTCGCCGCCAGACATCGGTTCCGGGGCAGGTTCGGCGCAGCGGCTCCTTCAGGATGACATCCTTTTGCACAATCGGTTGCGGAATCTGGTATCGCGCAGAGCAGCAGAGTCAGCAGAGCACGAACCGCAGCCCTAACCGACGCCGCGTGGTCCCGACCTACATCCCGACGTACTTGAGGCCGCTGCCGGTGTTGAAGAGGACGACGGAGTCTTCGGGGCGGACCGCGCCGGCCTCGCGCAGGCGGGCGACGGCGGCGGCGGTGGCGGCGCCCTCGGGGGCGCAGAAGATCCCGGTGTCGCCGCCGACGACGGGGGTCCAGCGGCGCATCTCCTCGTCGGCGACGGCCACGGCCGCGCCGCCGGAGGCGCGGACCGCCTCCAGGATCAGGAAGTCGCCCACGGCGCGCGGCACCCTGAGCCCCGACGCGTAGGTGTGCGCGTCCGCCCACGGCGCGGCGTCCTCCGTCCCCTCTTCCCAGGCGCGCACGATCGGCGCGCACCCGGCGGCCTGCACCGACACCATCCGCGGGCGCTCGGGCCCGATCCACCCCAGGCGCTCCATCTCGTCGAACGCCTTCCACATCCCCACCAGCCCGGTGCCCCCGCCGGTGGGGTAGACGATCACGTCGGGGAGCGTCCAGCCGAGCTGCTCGGCCAGCTCGTACCCCATCGTCTTCTTCCCCTCGACGCGGTACGGCTCCTTGAGCGTGGAGAGGTCGAACCAGCCGTGCTCGCGCGCGCCCTCGGCCACGCGCACCGCGCAGTCGGTGATGAGCCCGTCCAGCAGCTCCAGATCGGCGCCGAGCGCGCGCATCTCCTCCAGGATCGGCCCGGGAGTGTCGCGGGGGACCACCACGTGGGCGCGCATCCCCGCGGCGGCGGCGTACGCCGCGGTGGCGCTCCCCGCGTTCCCGGCCGACGGCAGCGCCACCTCGGTGATCCCCAGCTCCTTCGCGCGCGAGACGGCCAGGCAGAGCCCGCGCGCCTTGAACGAGGCGGTGGGGTTCTGCCCCTCGTCCTTGACCCAGAGCCGGGCGACGCCGAGCCGCGCCGCCAGCCGGGGCGCCTCGACCAGCGGCGTCCATCCCTCGCCCAGGCGGATGGCGTGGGCGGGGTCGCGCACGGGGAGGAGCTCGGCGTAGCGCCAGAGGTCGGCGGAGCGCCCGGCCAGGTCTTCGCGCCGGAGCCGCCGCCCCACCGCCTCCAGGTCGTAGCGCGGGTACAGCGGCTTCTCGCAGCAGGGCGAGAGCCGGTGCGGCACCTCGCTCTCGTGGCGCGCGCCGCAGCGCGTGCACTCCAGGTGCGAGGCGCCGCCGGGGGGGATCACGTCCGTCATGTCGAAACCGATCGTCGGGGTCGAGTCTTTCCTCACCGCCGGGCCGGCCGCGCGGCCAGCACCGTCTCCACCGGCCCGCCGCACGTGCCGCAGGCCTCGCGCGGGCCCTCCTCCCAACGATGGCAGGCCAGGCAGAGGGTGACCAGGCGGCCCTCCTCCTCGCTGGCGGCGGGGAGGAGGAACGCGGCGCCGTCCGCGCCCACCACGCGTAAGGCGGGGCCCGTGTAGAAGTGCGCCAGCAGGTCGCGCACGTCGCCGTCGGCGGCCTTCGCGGTCACCACGTCCTCGCGCGTGACGGCGGTGCGGTTGCGGAAGCGGCTGCGCTCGGCCGTCCAGGTGCGCTCCACCCCCGGCTCGGGCTCGAGCGTCAGCGTGAGCCCCCGCGCCTCCAGCGCGAACGGCACCGCCAGCCTGCGCCTGAGCCGCTCCGCCGCACGCCGCACCTCGGGGCCCGGCGCCAGTTGCCCGCGGTTGGCCGGGTGGATCGACGGGTCGCAGAAGATCGTGGCGCGCGCGTGCGACCAGAGCGGGGTCTTCAGGTCGCCCACGTCGGTCTCCGCCACCGCCGTGTAGTCGTACGGCCGCTCCACGGGGCCCACCTCGATGCGCGTCCCCCGCACCCCCGGCGCGCCCTCCAGCTCCGCCAGCAACGCGCGGGCGAGCAGCTCCCGCCGCTCGCGGTCGGCCAGCGGGCACCACAGGTCGGGCTGCAGCAGCTCGGGGAAGTCCATCGTCCTTCGGTCGTCGCGCGGGCGTCGGTCGTGAGCGCGCCAATCTACCCCCCGCGCGCCCGGCCTGCCATGCGACGCCCGTTCGGCGAGCCACATCCCGGCAGCGGGACGTGAAATGTCTCACGCAGAGCAGCAGAGTCAGCAGAGAATGCCACGTCGTTCTCTGCTACCACCTGGCGAAACCGACGTGCATTCCACGCGATACGAAGCAGGTCATCCTGAGGGAGCGTCCGCGCATAACTCGCTCCCGAGTAAATGGTTGACCCAGCCATTGGTGCCGGGGCAGGCTCGGCGCAGCGGCTCCCTCAGGATGACACCCCGTTGCACGATCGATCGTGGGATCCGGTATGCCGACTCTGCCGCCCGAACGCGACGCGGCCCCGGCGGGGAGCGCCGGGGCCGCGTCGGTGGAGCGCCGAACGGTTGGGGCCGGTCGGGTCAGAACACTTCCACGGCGTTGTCGCCCATCGGCTGGAAGGAGAGGGGCAGCGCCACCCAGGCGCTCACCGCGGCGCCGTCGAGCTCCGCGGGGCGGAAGCGCATCCGGTGCGCCACCCGCAGGGCGGCCAGGCCGAACGCGTCGTGGGTGGCGTGCTCGATGGAGACGCTCCCGGCGTCGACGCGGCCGTCCGGCAGCACGCGGAAGCGCACCACCGCCTGGCCCTCCACGCCCGCGTC
Protein-coding sequences here:
- a CDS encoding threonine synthase, whose protein sequence is MTDVIPPGGASHLECTRCGARHESEVPHRLSPCCEKPLYPRYDLEAVGRRLRREDLAGRSADLWRYAELLPVRDPAHAIRLGEGWTPLVEAPRLAARLGVARLWVKDEGQNPTASFKARGLCLAVSRAKELGITEVALPSAGNAGSATAAYAAAAGMRAHVVVPRDTPGPILEEMRALGADLELLDGLITDCAVRVAEGAREHGWFDLSTLKEPYRVEGKKTMGYELAEQLGWTLPDVIVYPTGGGTGLVGMWKAFDEMERLGWIGPERPRMVSVQAAGCAPIVRAWEEGTEDAAPWADAHTYASGLRVPRAVGDFLILEAVRASGGAAVAVADEEMRRWTPVVGGDTGIFCAPEGAATAAAVARLREAGAVRPEDSVVLFNTGSGLKYVGM
- a CDS encoding Ig-like domain-containing protein encodes the protein MKRLLALAAPAALLLAAACDRDPTEPPAPIASVALAPDERTLAVGETMQLVATVRDTRGGEPAEPDLRWSSDAPGVAAVDGGGVVRGLAPGTATLRAAVGDRSAAVRVFVAAAPPGCDQPGAVRALAVGEAVVAGGVGASVLCLDGGAGGKEYVAVPFNSADDFGRLPLAVSTAGTVPVSPVSPSRVPAFDLGGEGEPVPDGGWEARLRGRAERELERFVGAARALAAAREGGGTALAPRLDLATRNVQPGDQLRINASVASCDTPSVRTGRVVAVTERAVLVADAANPAGGLSDADYQALGAAFDTLAWPVDVAAFGAPGDVDGNGRVVVFFTRAVNELTERGAGGFVAGFFHPRDLFPTRDREGLDACRSSNYAEILYMMATDPAGQVNGNVRARDFVLRTSPGTLAHELQHLISASRRLYELETPFWNEVAWLNEGLSHVAEELAFYRAAGLGPRQRLTSAALAAPRTRAALLSYQSANLQRYARFLADPETETPLGKFANDDALETRGAAWAFLRYAADRRGGDETAFWKSLVESSSVGLANLHAALGADPRLWMRDWMASVFADGVVPGLDARYTMPSWDFRSVLAPLPLWTRPLDVNGATGFTLSGGSGAFVRFAVAAAGVGTLRVGSGAAAPPSQAFVTVIRTK